DNA sequence from the Gammaproteobacteria bacterium genome:
TTTCACCGTGTTATTAATGGATTCATGATTCAGGGAGGAGGGTTGTTGCCTGGAATGGAAGACAAAAAATCGGGTAACCCTGCTATTAAAAATGAAGCTAATAAAGGCGGTAAGAATAAGAAGGGTACTTTGGCCATGGCTAGAACTTCGGATCCTCATTCTGCAACGGCACAGTTTTTTATCAATGTTGCAGATAATGAATTTTTAGACTTTAAGTCAGAGACAACACAAGGCTGGGGATACTGTGTTTTTGGGCATGTGATTGAAGGCATGGATATTGTGGATAAAATTAAAGTCGTGCCAACAACGAGCCGTCGTGGGCATCAAGATGTTCCTGTAGAGGATATTTTGATTGAGCGCGTTGAAGTTATTGAATCTTAAGAGTTTTCAACAACTCGGCCGCGAGCGACCGAGATTGTTTCCTTAATTATATTTCGCCTGCGCAAAACAAGTTTGCGCCTCGGCGACTCAAGGGGAGCGCTTAGCGTAGCTCCCCTTGGGAATCCCCATCGCCCTTGTCTCTGGCGCTAGCGCCAGAGATTTCTTTCGTTAAAAGTTACCCTCTCCCTCGGCGAGCACGCCTCGACCTCTCCCGCAAGGGGAGAGGTGACGAGAGGAAGTAACTAGCCCAGCAAAAAAAGTAATGCAATATTGAATTATTCTCTATATTTTGTGTAAATTTAAGTAATGGAAGTTTCCATTACTTCTTTTTCCGTAATATAATGGATCGATAGAATATAAAAAGTTGTATATATGAGACCAAGAGATTTTTTTCCTTTAGGTAAAGCTTATGGGGAAGCATTTTGTAACAGAGAAAAAGAAGCGGAAAAGCTTTTGGGGAATGTCCAAAATGGCAAGCATACCTTTCTTGTTGCGCCGCGACGTTATGGAAAATCTAGCCTTTGTGAAAAAGTGTTAGAAAAAAGCACATTACCTTGGACCAAAGTTGATTTTCATATGGCGATCACTGAAAGCGATGTTGAGAGTTTTATTGTTCGTGGCGCTAATGATCTGATAGGAAAATCTATCAGCCAAGTAGATAAATTATCTTCTGTTATTAAAACGGTTGTTAAAAAATTAAAACCAAAATTTGATATCAGTGCGGGGCCACTACGGCTTGAGCTTGAAATTTCATCCGGTAGTTCGCCCGCTGAAAATGTTGCTGAAGCATTGTTGCTTATTGATCGCCTATTGATAGAGAAAAATAAACAAGCAGTGATACATTTTGATGAGTTTCAAGAAGTTGGGAATATTACCGAAGGGCGAGGTGTAGAAGGCGCTATTCGACATGCAGCACAAGAAACGAAAAATTTAGCGATTATCTTTTCAGGTAGCAACCCTCACCTTATAAAAAACATGTTTGAAAACGAAAGTAGACCACTTTATAAGTTATGTAAAAAATTACCTTTGCCCAGAATTTCTGAAGAACATTATAACCATCATTTAAATAAAGCATCACTTGCAATGTGGGGTAAAGAACTACCAGCGAGCTGTTTTGAGCGAATTATGACACTGACTGAAAGACATCCTTATTATGTTAATGCACTATGTGATGAAGTTTGGTCAGAGACGCAAACTGTACCGACTGTTGATCATGTGAATGCATGTTGGGAATATGTGATAGAAGGGGAGCGTAGTGATCTTATTAAAGACTTTCTCAATCTTTCTGATAATCAACGAAAAGTATTAATTCAGATAGCTAATTTTGGTGGTGAAAATATTTATGCAAATAGTTCTTCAAAGCAAATGGATGTTCCTGTCAGCTCACTAAGAAGTGCAATAGAGGCAGTGCTTGAAAAGGACTTTATTGAAAAAATCGGTACACATTATTCTCTAGTAGTTCCAGTGTATAGGTGGTTATTGCGGCATCAGCAAGAGTAGAGAGTAAGCCGCCTGTGACACTTCTCATGTAAAAACCGTTCCCTCTCCCGCAAGGGGAGAGGGAACAAGAGACAAGAGGTAGTGATTTCCTTATCGAGTTAAACGTTTCAATGCGGGAACGAACATTGCCATTACCAGGCTAATTGCAATAGTGATAATACCGATTTTAATAAATAAGCTGTAATAAATCGCCATTGATTGGACTGGGTCAGTAATTTCTCTAGGTACTGCAGCCATACTGGCAACATGTCCTGCAATAATGCCTGCAATCGAAGTACATAAGAACCATGCGCCCATGGTAAAGCCCATCAGACGTTGTGGCACAAAACGAGACATCATCGCAAGACCAAGTGCGCTGACCAAAAGCTCCCCAGCTCCTTCAAAGAAGTAAAATAATACTACCCACCAACCTGAGATGATGCCGTCATGTGAATACCAGTGGATAGCCGCTGACAATACCATAAAGCTTATTCCAGTACAGAAGGTCCCTAATGCAAATTTCATTGGAATAGAGAGGTCACGGTTTCTGTATGCCAATTGATTGTAGATCATGGCTAACACAGGGCTTAATATCATAATCCAAGCAGAGTTGAAGACTTGATAAGAAGCAGGTTCAATTGGAATGCCCCATAAGTGATGTTCTACATTACGTAGCGCAAATAAGTTGAGTGAAGTTGGCATTTGCAAGTAGAGAACAAAAAAGATAATGGCTTGAATAATTAGAATTAAGCAAAGAATTAATGAACGTTTTTCATTTGCGGGAGATTTTTTAATTTCAGACAGAAAAATAAATAAAACAACCACGCCCCCAAGCAAAATTAACCATCCAGAGAAAGTATAATGCTTTAATAACCATGAGCTTAGTGCAATCAGTGCAATTGTGCCAACAGAGATCAGCGCCATCGTTTTAACAGTAATTTTTTCAAAATCTGGCTGAGAACCGTAAGTTTTAACTAAGTTTCTTAGAATGAAGTATGTCAGCATGGCTAGGCATAAACCTAGAGCGCTGATACCAAACGCAGCGTGCCAACCCCAAATACCTGCAAAAATTGGAGTAAGCGACATAGAGAAAAACGATCCAATATTGATCGCCATGTAGTATAAGGTAAACCCACCGTCTAATTTAGTAGCATCTCCTTCGTAAATTTTGGAAAGCAAACTGGCAGGGTTGGCCTTGAATAAGCCAACACCGACAGCAATAATACCTAAAGGCAAATAAATATCTTTATCTCCAGCAACGGCTAAAGCAGCGTAGCCGACAATAAGGACAAGCGTACCAAGGATCATCGTGTTTTTAGTCCCTAACACGCGATCACCAATATAACCTCCCAGACTAGGAAGCAAATAAATAAGCGCAGCAAAAGCAGCAAAAAGGTGATCTGCTTCAGAGTCTGAAAAATTAAGTTCTTTAACAAAATAAAGCACAATCAGTGCTTGCATACCGTAGTAGCCAAAACGCTCCCACAGCTCGATAAAAAATACAAGATAAAAGGGCTTAGGTTGTTTCAAAGCTTCTGGAAAAGACATAATTTTACTCCAAATAATGATACGTTGTTGTCGTTATGTTTTTGGTTTATATATAGTATTTCAATTTAGCCGACCATCGTTGCTTGATGAGGAATCCCAGTTTAGCCAACGAAGGCGTATACAGGCAATAATATAGACTATTAGTCCAACTATAGTGCCAATCACGAATACATACGATAAAAAAATAAGCGTAAAGACCAAAAGAACGATGAACATTCCCAGACCAATAAACGGCATAATGCGTGATAGCATAGTACTTATCTCAATTATCTTTAGTGAAAGAACACACTGTAACGGAAAAAACGAATAATGAAAAGTAGCAGTGTTTCGATTGAAGTTTCTAGGTCGATGCTCGAAAACTAGATGCTGCAATTACAGGCCGCGCAAAAAATAATCTTCTTTTTGTTAGACATCACTGTTTTCTGTTGTAAGGGTGACAGTGAGCGTTTCTAAATCAATACCTGCTTTTTGAAGTTCGTTCTTTTGTGTGTCCGAAATATTGGCCGCCCCTCCTAGATAGTCATAAGCAGACATAGGCGAATTGGTTGCTACTAAATCACAGGCGCCATTAGGAGCATTGTCATCACAGGTTTTAACCGTTGAGACAAATTGTTCTAAAATCTCATTTACCACTAAACTGTAATCGTTTCCTGTTGATTTGCTACTGGTTTCGCGTTGATTTGAGGCGGAAAAAGTCATAACAACGCTGATACCTATAGCGACAACAATAAGTGCCAGCATTACTTCGAGTAATGAGAAACCGCGTGAACGAATCATGATTCTACTGCCCTATTTAAAAGTCTATCTTAATAAAACCTTAATTTTTGCATTATTGCGCAAATTTTGCCTAAACTCAAGGTCGAGAATTTGCCGAGACAAAATAATTTTTTGGGTATGAAAATGACTAGGTATTTAATTTGAATCAAATCTATCCAATACTTGACAATATTTATCCAACTGCTATTCTTTCTGCCCAGAAGTTAGGCATATGGCTTCTTGTTTGTAATTATAAAAAAACAAAAATTAACAATAAATAATGAGGTAATTACCATGCAAAGATTTAGATTTGAAGCAAAACCAACACAATCATCTGAAGAGAAATTTAGTCAACTCATGTTGCTCGATCAAGCAGAGTTTGAACAACTTACGCAGGCTCTAGCACTCTCAATTCTACACGTTGATTCTTCCGAAGAAGCGGTATTTAAACGCGAAATCACCGGGCAAGTTGCTGAAACAAAGCCTGGAATTAGTGATTTCCTTAAAAAATTCGCGCCACCACCTACAGCAGAAGAGCTGAGTACAACCTCGGATACAAGGATTCTTGAAAATTCAAGAAAAGGCACGGATCATCATGTCCTGTATAAAGATATGCTGTCACTAACTCCAGAACAAAAAGAGCAGTTAATTGAAAAATTCGGAATTACTTTAACAAAATTCGCTATTTGCAATTTGATTAATCTCTACATTGAAGGAAATAAATTAGATGGAGCTAAAGGCGTAAGGAATCTATTTGCAGTTGGCAGACAGTTTTTAGGCGCTGTTGTAGCCGCGACAGATAGAGAGCTTAAACTAGAGTTTTTCACTCATCTTCTTTCACAGTTGAGTCATCCATTGCCACTGATGGATTTTATAACAAATACACGTAGCGATAGCCAATATGAGAGAGCACGAGAAGCAGATGATGCTACTTACATTGGTATTATTAGAGACGGCGTAAATACTGCCAATGCGCTGACACTTTTTGATAAGAATACCCTAGAAATTATAGAGCGTGCAGCTGTAGTTTCAGAAGCAAAAATGGATTATAAATAGCTAAACAAAAATCTCGGGGGCTTGCTCCCGAGAAAATTATTTCATGATTAGTTAAGTCGTTTGTTTCTTAGGGAATGTCAGTAAAACACTTAATCCACCTTGCGGAAGATTTCTTGCATACACATGTCCTTTGTGCAGTAAAATAGCGCGTTTCGCGATAGCTAGTCCTAACCCAAAGCCACCAGTATGTTGTGTTCTTGAATCATCGACTCGAAAGAAAGGGTCAAATACATGTGCAAGTTTTTCTTCGGGGATTCCTGGGCCAGAGTCTTCAATACTGACCTGAATTTCTTCTTCTTTCGCCAACAAAGTGACATGGATTGGATGTTCTTCAGGCGTATAACGTAGAGCATTTCTAATGATGTTCTCAATGGCACTGCGCAATAGGGAATAATTTACTTGAGCGTGACAAAATTTTGGAGTGATAAGACGTATCGGCGTGATATGATGTTGCACTTCGTAATTGGCATCACTTACAATAGATTGAACCAATTCCACAATATCAATTTCTTCAAAAATAATATCATTTTGCGCAGCATCTAAGCTAGCTAAAGATAAAATTTGTCGAATCAGTTCGTTAAGTTTATCTGTTTCGTAAGCAATACGAGTGAGTTCTTTCTCTACCTTTGGGCTCTTATCTCTAGCAATTTCAAGCGCCACTGAAAGTCGTGCTAAAGGTGAACGTAATTCGTGAGATATATCTTGTAGTAATTGTTGTTTAGAATGCACCAGGGATTCAAGGCGCGCGGCCATTTCGTCAAAATCTTGCGCTAGCTCACCAATCTCATCTTTTCTATTGCCTAATATTGCACTGACACGAGTTTGAAACTCTCCTTGCCCTAATTTTCTTGCGGCTCGCTGTAAAATTCGAATAGGGCGCAAAAGATAAAGTGAGAGCAAATAACAGATGAAGCCACCAATCAAAATGGCTGCCGCGAAACGAAAAATAATATTGCCACGATTAAAACTGTAATGTTCAATATCTACACCGGAAGATTGCTGCGTAACTTGTGAAGAAACGAGTGCAATTACCACGATGGTTAAACACATCGCTAACCAAAACCAAATAAATATTTTCCAGTATAATTTTCTCATCGTTTTATTTCTCTAAAATATAACCAATACCACGGATCGTACGAATTCTTGGAGAGTCATGACCGGCTTGGTCGAGCTTACTCCTTAAATGACTGATATGCATGTCTACACTACGATCAAAAGCAGCAATTTTTCGATTGAGTCCTTGCTCACTTAAATCTTCTTTGGGGACAATTTTTCCTACATCTTTCATCAAACAACATAAAATATTATATTCTGAGTTGGTTAACTCAATAAGTTGTCCAGCAATAGTGGTCGCGCGAGTCGCAAGGTCAAGATAAATATTACCAACCGTCAATTGTTCAGGAGTTTCTGTAACAATAGGCTCAACGCGTCGTAAAATCGCTCGCAAGCGTGCAACCAATAATTTCGGGCTGCAGGGTTTGGGGAGGTAATCATCTGCTCCAATATTTAACCCGGTGAGTTGGTCTGCTTCATCTCCTTTGGCGGTTAACATTAAGACAGGAGTTGCTGTGTTTACTTTTAATTTCTTGAGGACCTCAAAGCCATTCATTTTTGGTAGCATGACATCCAAGATAATAATATTAACGTTGGGGTCCAAAGCTGCTTCATAACCACTGATGCCATCGTGCGCAGCAAGCGTCTCAAATCCTTCGCGTTCCAAATACTCCCCCAGTAATTCACAGAAGTCGATATCGTCATCAATTAATAGGACAGTGTATTTTTTTATCATTAAAAGTGGTGATCCTGAGTAGATTATTGCTATTATTACTGTTCTACTTAATGAAAACCATGCGTTTCCTTTTATTTAGGTAATTTATTATGATGCGTAAATCAGTGTGGATAAGCGTTTTTGCAGCTTTGTTGCTACTAGTGACCAGTTACGCGTGGGTGCATTTTCAAATGCAACATAAGCCTGTCATGCCGAAGATAACCCCCAGTGTGACGGTATTTCAAGTGAAAACAGAAAATTATCAGCCTACGATTGAGGCAGTGGGTACCTTGCAAGCCAATCAGGGGGCGGTGTTAAAAGCGCAAGCCGATGGGCAAGTTGACAGTATTCATTTCGCGCCGGGTGACGCAGTGAAACAGGGCGATATCCTGGTGACTTTAAACAATGTGCAACAAAAGGGAGCCTTAGACGCAGCGATTGCGCAACAAAAACTCAATAAAGCGATGTATCAGCGTGATTTGGAATTAAAAAAATTAGGGGCGATATCGCTTGCGGCGGTGGATCAAGCCAAAGCGACGCTGGAGGTCGGTGCTGCTACTGTGCATGAAGCGCAGGGTGTCTATGATCTTACCATTATTAAAGCGCCTTTTTCTGGAAGAGTCGGTATTATTAAAGTGAATTTGGGAGATTATTTACAATCTTCCGATTCGATTGTCAGTTTACAAAATCTTGATCCCATGTTTGTCGATTTTTATGTGCCTGAAAAATTATTCAGCGCGATTAAAAAAAACGAGACGGTGAATGTTATTGCTAACGTATCACCGGATCAAGTGTTCACTGGACACATCGTGAATTATGAAACGGTGGTCGATCAAACCACGGGGATGTTACAAGTTAGAGCGGCGATTCCTAATCCAAAAGAAACGCTTTTGCCAGGAGGATATGCGACGGTGAAAGTAGATATTGGTACTTCGCGCACGACTTTATCGATTCCACAAACTGCGTTGATGTACGATACCTCTGGCGCGTATGTTTATCTTGTGCAAGATAATGTGGCGGTGCGACAAAACGTACAAATAGGCACACAGATTAATCAAAGCATTCAAGTCCTCTCTGGCTTAAAATCGGGGGATGTGATTGTCAGCGCAGGAACGAATAAAGTGCAAAAGGGCGGGAAAATTAATGCGGTTGCGATAGAAACAGGGGATGTATGAGTAAACCAACTGATTTTTTTATTCAGCGCCCGGTATTTTCGACAGCCTTAAGTTTATTACTGTTTGTTGTTGGGCTGATTGCTTATGATCAATTAGAGCTTCGTCAATATCCGAGAATGGAAGCGAATGTTATTTCGATTTCGACCACTTATAAAGGTGCAAATGCCGATACGGTGGAAAGTTTTGTCACCACCCAAATTGAAGATGCGATTGCCGGTGTTGATAACATTGATTATATCATGTCTTCTAGTACAGCAGGGAAAAGCCGTGTCACACTCCATTTAACCTTGAATGCGGATGTTAATACTGCATTACAAGATGTGAGCAGCGATCTTGCTTCAGTCACAAAATCACTTCCTGATGGCGTGGATGATCCCGTTGTGACAAAAATCGATCCGGATGCAGCGCCTGGATTAGTGATTGGTTTTTCCAGTAGTAAAAAGTCGGCACCTGAAATTACGGATTATTTAAGTCGAGTGATTGTACCACAAATTGTGACCGCATCCGGGGTCGGCGCTGTTGATCTATTGGGGGATCGTACTTACGCGATGCGTTTGTGGTTGGACCCGTTGAAAATGGCCAAGTTAGGTGTGAGCTCGAACGATGTTCAAGATGCGTTAAACGATAATAATGTTCAAGCGCAACCTGGTTCTGTGCGTCGCGATGAACAAGTCTTAACGATCAACGC
Encoded proteins:
- a CDS encoding response regulator transcription factor, which encodes MIKKYTVLLIDDDIDFCELLGEYLEREGFETLAAHDGISGYEAALDPNVNIIILDVMLPKMNGFEVLKKLKVNTATPVLMLTAKGDEADQLTGLNIGADDYLPKPCSPKLLVARLRAILRRVEPIVTETPEQLTVGNIYLDLATRATTIAGQLIELTNSEYNILCCLMKDVGKIVPKEDLSEQGLNRKIAAFDRSVDMHISHLRSKLDQAGHDSPRIRTIRGIGYILEK
- a CDS encoding peptidylprolyl isomerase translates to FHRVINGFMIQGGGLLPGMEDKKSGNPAIKNEANKGGKNKKGTLAMARTSDPHSATAQFFINVADNEFLDFKSETTQGWGYCVFGHVIEGMDIVDKIKVVPTTSRRGHQDVPVEDILIERVEVIES
- a CDS encoding HAMP domain-containing protein; the encoded protein is MRKLYWKIFIWFWLAMCLTIVVIALVSSQVTQQSSGVDIEHYSFNRGNIIFRFAAAILIGGFICYLLSLYLLRPIRILQRAARKLGQGEFQTRVSAILGNRKDEIGELAQDFDEMAARLESLVHSKQQLLQDISHELRSPLARLSVALEIARDKSPKVEKELTRIAYETDKLNELIRQILSLASLDAAQNDIIFEEIDIVELVQSIVSDANYEVQHHITPIRLITPKFCHAQVNYSLLRSAIENIIRNALRYTPEEHPIHVTLLAKEEEIQVSIEDSGPGIPEEKLAHVFDPFFRVDDSRTQHTGGFGLGLAIAKRAILLHKGHVYARNLPQGGLSVLLTFPKKQTT
- a CDS encoding efflux RND transporter periplasmic adaptor subunit, which codes for MMRKSVWISVFAALLLLVTSYAWVHFQMQHKPVMPKITPSVTVFQVKTENYQPTIEAVGTLQANQGAVLKAQADGQVDSIHFAPGDAVKQGDILVTLNNVQQKGALDAAIAQQKLNKAMYQRDLELKKLGAISLAAVDQAKATLEVGAATVHEAQGVYDLTIIKAPFSGRVGIIKVNLGDYLQSSDSIVSLQNLDPMFVDFYVPEKLFSAIKKNETVNVIANVSPDQVFTGHIVNYETVVDQTTGMLQVRAAIPNPKETLLPGGYATVKVDIGTSRTTLSIPQTALMYDTSGAYVYLVQDNVAVRQNVQIGTQINQSIQVLSGLKSGDVIVSAGTNKVQKGGKINAVAIETGDV
- a CDS encoding ATP-binding protein; amino-acid sequence: MRPRDFFPLGKAYGEAFCNREKEAEKLLGNVQNGKHTFLVAPRRYGKSSLCEKVLEKSTLPWTKVDFHMAITESDVESFIVRGANDLIGKSISQVDKLSSVIKTVVKKLKPKFDISAGPLRLELEISSGSSPAENVAEALLLIDRLLIEKNKQAVIHFDEFQEVGNITEGRGVEGAIRHAAQETKNLAIIFSGSNPHLIKNMFENESRPLYKLCKKLPLPRISEEHYNHHLNKASLAMWGKELPASCFERIMTLTERHPYYVNALCDEVWSETQTVPTVDHVNACWEYVIEGERSDLIKDFLNLSDNQRKVLIQIANFGGENIYANSSSKQMDVPVSSLRSAIEAVLEKDFIEKIGTHYSLVVPVYRWLLRHQQE
- a CDS encoding type II secretion system protein — protein: MIRSRGFSLLEVMLALIVVAIGISVVMTFSASNQRETSSKSTGNDYSLVVNEILEQFVSTVKTCDDNAPNGACDLVATNSPMSAYDYLGGAANISDTQKNELQKAGIDLETLTVTLTTENSDV
- a CDS encoding MFS transporter produces the protein MSFPEALKQPKPFYLVFFIELWERFGYYGMQALIVLYFVKELNFSDSEADHLFAAFAALIYLLPSLGGYIGDRVLGTKNTMILGTLVLIVGYAALAVAGDKDIYLPLGIIAVGVGLFKANPASLLSKIYEGDATKLDGGFTLYYMAINIGSFFSMSLTPIFAGIWGWHAAFGISALGLCLAMLTYFILRNLVKTYGSQPDFEKITVKTMALISVGTIALIALSSWLLKHYTFSGWLILLGGVVVLFIFLSEIKKSPANEKRSLILCLILIIQAIIFFVLYLQMPTSLNLFALRNVEHHLWGIPIEPASYQVFNSAWIMILSPVLAMIYNQLAYRNRDLSIPMKFALGTFCTGISFMVLSAAIHWYSHDGIISGWWVVLFYFFEGAGELLVSALGLAMMSRFVPQRLMGFTMGAWFLCTSIAGIIAGHVASMAAVPREITDPVQSMAIYYSLFIKIGIITIAISLVMAMFVPALKRLTR